The Castanea sativa cultivar Marrone di Chiusa Pesio chromosome 4, ASM4071231v1 sequence ATGGCATCCTGATTTAATTGAGATTTTGTGCACTTGCCAAGAGCAGAGGTTGGATGTAGAGTTTTAATCAACCTACCTTAGGCGATACTCATCTGTAATTGAATAACAAATGGCAATTGATATGCTTATGCTAGTTCTTTCCTCTTTGCaggaaaattttggaaaacaccAGCTAACTTCACTAGAATGTGCTACCCAGGTAATACGAGCGTCACTTagtgcctctctctctctctctctctctctctctgccctTTCTTAGATGTATGGAAAAATCTTACATGGACTCATTTTGCTTTATAGTTTCAAAATGGGATGCCTTTACCTATTCTAATGAATGGTGTGCACGATGCCCAATCCCTATCATGGCTTTCAAACAATGACAATCAACATATGCTATTTCCCCATGAGCCAAACTTCCTGCCACAGAGGTGAGTTTACTGCTATCATATCCAATGCAGCACTGTCTTCATGTTTGACTGTATATTTGTTTGACGAATGATGCTCAGTTTTTATCAATGTATATTACCTTTAAGTGTTGAGAGTAATTTTAAGCTTCATAGACTACTCATTCATCAATATTTATCTTGATTATTGAACTAGCAAAACATGTCATTTCTTTTTTAGCTGACCTGTGTTCATTTTTCCAATTTTCCCAACAGAGATGTGGAGTGCTCCTCAGATGTCTCACTTCCAGGTTATTCTGGTTATTTTAGCACTGAAAAGAAAGATGTGGTTGGAAATACGATACAACTTGCTCATATGGGATCTGGAGGTGGTACCTTGGATGAGTTAAGTAGAAACACATGTTTAAGTATGCAACTTGGTGAGCAATACGCATATCCTTCGTATGGTAGTTCAAATTTGCTCGACGATAATAAGTTGAAGCCTCAGATGGAGATGAACTTACAAGTGAATCCTTTGGATTATcaaattaatagtaactttggagtGTCTAGACCGTTGTGTGACAGTGGGCATCATACCTGGTTTTCTGCATCGGCGCCTTGTAGCATTTCCATATACAATCAGAATGGCTACCAGTGGTGAGCATTTGTGTAACTGTTTCATTCTGTTTTTCCAAACACTAAATAAATTCCAAGTAACTTATTACTTACAAATATTGTGTGGCACAAAAATTTCCATTGATTGGTTTCAAATGTTACTGCAAATTCCATAGTCAGAATTAATGATAATGTGcagtaaataaaatattagatttttcCTGGTTTGGTAAGCCCCCTTCATACAGTGGGTTTTAACTATCCTTTCAGTCCTTTTGATTCTTTGGTTGAATAGGGGGAATAATTAATCATTTCAGATAAAATCCGACTCATCAAACTTGTTATTGATTACTCATGTAAGTGGATCTATGTTTGTCTTACCTTGTTGGCATTTAGATTTTTATCACTTTGTTATTGAAAATATCTCATCCTCTGGCAGAGGGTTTTCAGTTGGCATAACTGCTAGAATCTCtcttaattttgaaatgacTTCAGATAGTCCATGGGTGCTGCATTGAGTTCAGGGTTTCCATCTTTAGTATAATGGATAGTATTCTTTCCTCTAACCTACGAAAGCATCACCCGTAGTTTTCATCTCATGCTAATGATGATTGTCTGCACCAACTATGAACTGGGATACATTTTGGAATCTGTTGGATGACCTATTTATTCAAAGCTAATCATAAGtggaagtttatttatttaattattagtcTTTTTCCATATCTTGAACAGGGTTCAACTTAAGTGGCTGAAGAATATTTTCATTgttcattaatattaaaaaacaagCAAATGGTCAAATGCTTATTGATCATTTTGTTCATGCTCCTATCTCGTTACTGCTAATTTCTGGTTGCTGGTGTTCAGGCAACTAATCTGCCTTCCTGTTCCTTATCATTTTCACTCTCTCTTGCAGCAACCAAATTGACTCTCAAGAGCCACGTTAATTTTTATCTAGAAGATGAGGATGGTAGGTGAAAGACTTTTCTGCGCATTGCGTTTGAAGATTTggctattttttcttttaaagcaGTTGAAAACAAATTCTGGATGAATTCTGCCATGAAATAAGAATAATTGAAAAGATGTACAATTTCTCATTTGGTGATTTTGGTTACCAAATCTCATAGATGCGTTTGCTGGATCATTGTATGAGACAGAAAAACATGTACATCTGAAATTGAGACCTCTCACCCCCCACCCCCTTTTTTTATGAGACAGTTATGATAGGGATGGTTTCTGATATTAGTCTTCAATCACCTTGCTTTAAATTAAATTGCTTGTGTGTTGAAATAAAAGTAATCTAAGCGATGTACAGTTTCCTATTGGTTATTTTGGTTTCCGAATCTCATAGCTGTATATGCTGTATAAGACAGAAAAACATGTATATCTGTAAATTGAgtcatccccccccccccttttctctctctctcttaaaaaagttataatagGGATGGTTTCtgtagttaatttttcaatcacCAATGCTGTAAATCAAATTGCAGTAGAGAATGAATGCAATTACACATGGAATTTGTATTTCAAAGAAGGTAGGAGTTATATGCTTCAGAAATTAAAATCTAACTGCTAAGTAGTTGATGTAATCTGGATGGAGATATTAATTCCATTGTAGTTCTGTACATGGATACTTGTTCACACTGATGCCAAATCTCACTCAAAAACCATGCCCTCATGACTACAGAATAAATAAAACAGGTTCTGATATCATCACTAATGGACTTAAGAGCCACTCAGTGTCTGGACAATGGTGTTGTGCCATGGGTCAGAGATGTGCTGCAAGAGATTTTCAAATGGTCCTTTTCCAGTCACATTGTGTTGAATGATAAATCCCAAGAATGCCAACATGGCCAATCTCCCTGCATACAGTTCAATTCAAACAAAAGATTAGTCTAGTTCTATACAAATTCTCAGCTAGCTGAATCAACCAGGTTCAAATTGAGACAATTACCATTTGCAAGCTCTTTCTCTTTGGCCTCAAGAGTGGGGGCAAAGTTGAGTGGGTTGAAAATGCTACCTGGGTATCCACACTCATGTGGAGGCAAGCTGTATTGCTTAAAGATGGGGTCTTGGTTGACACATCCTGGGTTTTTGATGTCTTGCCACCTTCTGATCTCAACGTAGTGGAACAAAATGAACTCAATCACAAAGAGAGTTGATGAGGATGCAAAGTACTCTTGTTTCCCAGCATCATACCATTGTGGGGCATTAATAATCCCAATCTTTGTGAAAACTTCTGGCAGTAGCATTCCTACAACACCTAACATAGCCCAACGACTATTGACAAGCTCAGCTTGAACATACCATTTCAGGTTCTCAGGGTCCTCAGCAAGTCCCAAAGGATCAAACCCATTGTCACCAGGaagactaaaaaaatttcaactagtTTTAGCTAAATGTCACAAATTAAAGTCTGTTTACATAACcaagttccttttttttgttaacaattCAGTTAAAAGCACTTAAAAGTTTCTTCATTATAACATGTTTCAAGgcattttatttaatataatagaaactaggttaaaatgcaaaattgacctTTTAactttcttcagatttcatttcaatcctttacctttgcttttgttcattttagtcctttaagtttcagatttattcaattaaagtctttttataaacttttgttaaaattttttgaaaataaaaaactggaaaatatttttcaatcattaattgaattttcttaatttaaaatttttgaagaaaaatttataaaattgaaaaatcaaccacaacatataacaaaagttgatagaaaagcattaattgaataaacttgaaagttatagctgaaataaaatggaaagaaaCTTAGAatgtcaattttgcattttaacctAGACTACCTTCACAATGTCACTTTGAGACCAAAAGTAGTGCTAAAAGATAAAGAACTTGGTCATAGAAATATGTGAAGTGTCACATTCTATAAGGTATAGTTATACTTTtacataataaacaaaataagccCATCCAAAGGCCTAGTAGATAATTACCTGCCATCAAGGTAAGTTGGTGAGGCCAACCCGGGTAACCATTCACCTTTCTTGGCCTCAACTTTGAAAGAACCAGAAGAAGTGGAAGCCATTGGTTTAATGGACAATTCTCTAGTCAATTTGCCAGAAGACCCAGTTAGGAACCTGGGTTTTGAGGCACATGGCCGGAAAAGAGCGGCCGAAGCTTGTGTCGTGATGGTGGCCATGTCTACCGACCTTAATCAATCAAATgaggggtggtggtggtggtgatggtagTAGAAGTGTAGTACTGAGTTTGTAAGCTTAATGTTTTTTGTGCATGGCTTTGTATTTTCATTTCAAGGGGGTGCGTGTGGTTCTTGTTCTTTGTTAAAAGTGGACGGTTGGTTTGCTTGATTTTTGGGATCTAACGGTTGAGATGTGTTGTTGTGTTTTGGATTAGCCAATGGCAACAATTGGGGCTTATCCTTTTATCTTGGTGCCATATCCACAGATCTGTTTCTTTGTTGTGGTTGGTTGAAAATGATACCGTGGGGTCATTTTTTCTTGCCAACGAAACAAGATTTTCAACATGATTCTATCCAATAACTGCATGACAATTGGCTGGATTGCACTTCACATGGCTAATGGTATCCAAATTTCAAGACCCAATTAATCGGAGAGATATCATAatctatagaaaaaaaaaatctaaaagagTAATGATTATATGTCagattccttcttttttttttttggtaaagataTGTCAGATACCTTTCACATACGAAATTGGTCCTTGACTTTGATAATCTATAATTTAATTAGTGTGTTAGAACCAACCAATGTTCTAAATACTGTTTCAATGCCCATTTCTGTTTGTATATTGGAACACAATATTTCGGTATTGGTCTATTTAACATACCCTTATGAGATTGttgctattttattttatttatatacatatatttctttatatattattagcGAAAGCCcatgtaatttattaaaaattttaaaattattagtcTATATTTTAACTAACATATCAATCTGTTAGATTTTAGACCTATGAAAAcacagattgtttaacctaatagaTTATCCAAGTTGTTACTTACGTCAATTAAATAGATCTAAGTTAAACAAGTATCAATCATATCATAAACATCGACaaaaagtaaagaacacaatgatatgataactAAGGAAAACCAATGACACAATCCAATTTCAATGTAAAAAACGTGTGGATAATTTAACTTAAACAATCAACAAGCCAACAATTCACTAATAGAATGGAAATTGTTACAATAGacttaaccctaaatctactgATACCTCATGTAGTACTTATTTACGTGATCACATGCAGTTTTGAATCCATGAACTCCTCTATTATGAATCTGTTGCACACAAATACTCCAGTTTGTGACTCTAAGATCTCCATTTAAAGATTTGAATTAGTAATTGTGTTTGACTTGATTTCAGCAACTTAACTCCACCGATACTTGACTACTACTAGTAATGATCTTCAATAGATGCTTGTTGAGTTAGAAGGTTACAGAACCTCACAGATCTCATAGGAGTAACTCacaaaacttgaaaaatgtccattagggtttcccttttatacttagCAATGTTGGACTCAAATCCTAAACGTTTTGCGAGCTATTGGGCCTGATTTAAAAATTTACAGAATAAGAACTGTAGTTTGATCGGTCGAGCTCTTTAGATTTTGAATTCTTCTTACTACAGTTTGTATGTTCTTAAATCTTGATTTGTATCAATTTGAATAATGTCTAAAACACTTCTAAGACATAAATATCTTATACTAAACATGTTTTTGTAGTCAGTTTGGCATCATACAATAAATTTAGAACTTAAACATTTAAtgctaaatatttagaacctaacacaatCTTAAGCCTAAATATTTACCTATTAAttataataacaacaacaatcacatttttaaaatattagaataATAATACGCTCTtagataatgaaaaaaaaggggtacaagtaaaaaagaaagaaaaatttgatGTATTATGTATCATTTCATATATCACATTGGAGAGGGGCCAAGACTCAATTACTGagtgtggtgggcctttttgtaTTTCTAGGCTGGATTGCTTCCTGCGGCGTTGTGGCCTAATAGTTTTGGGGTAGGAGAGTCAGGATTGGCTCGATTGAGACTCGCCTCAAGCCAGCTTGTGCGCAAGCTAGGACCCTTTTGCCAAGATCTTGGTTACGTGCCCACGGTAGAGGATGTTGTCACAAAAATGTTATAGCAGGAGGCACATAATATAAcatgataaaatatataatatataatatatatatgctgCTAACCAAAGATAATATTTAAACCACTTTCTCAATAATAAAACACGGTAATGTGAGTATAGCAGGAATAAGTtagcaacaataaaaaaaagaatagtattaatgattaatcaatcacaataaaaGAGGGGAAGGGGGATTAGTCTGTTGTACTTGGTTCCTTAGGAGATGTAAGTCCAAGAAGGGAACCAATCTCCAATGTGAGCAATCTCATAGGGAAATCCTGCCATGGAAATTGCCTACTTTGAAAGAATGGACCTAAATGGCTTGATCTGCGGTAGGGTGTTGCACATAATTGTGCAAATGGCAGAAATGCGGGTCTCTCCGCTCTTCTTCGGCGGGTTCCCTAGAAAGTTGGTTGGGTTTGAAGACCCCATCTACGATCCATTTATCCAGGAGCACATCTAGCTCCTTCGATGTACATGGCAATGGCGGAGGGGTCTCATACTCCGTCCCATttgatttcctctttttttcgcCAGTAGATACCGCCATGACTTGTGGAGTGGTCCTCCATTCTTTAGGCCTATCAAAACTTGGCCTCACTGATTGGGCGATCTTCTTGGCTTTCTACAACAATTGTGCGAACTGGGAGATTTCTAAATTCTCCAAAACAACTCTATATTCCATAATCATGTTACCCATACACATTTCTATAAATGTCTTTTCCTTACAATGATCATAACAGTCAAGTGCTATGCCTTTGAACCTCTTAATGTATTCCATTAAATCTTCACCGCTTCTTTGCTTGGTTGCTTGCAAAGTTGCAAGCATTACTATCTCTTCTCTATGGAAGTATTTAGTGCAAAACACGTCTACCATGTCATCCCACGTTGGGATTAACCCTGGTTTCAAACCAGTATACGCACAGTCACATAAGGATTTGGAAAATTCCCAAAGACACAAATCCTCATTTGTCGCGTAGGGACTAAGGGTATCAATAAACTTGCTTACATGTTCGATAGCACTTCCCCTTCTGCCATCATATTGTGCAAAAGTTCGAGGTTCATGCCTCTCAGGATATGGTTTGCTGAGTATTCTCACCGAATAAGGAGGCCGTCATGCATAAAACCTTTCCTTAGGTGCTTTGGCCCTTTCTTGTTCTAGAAGTGCTGCAACTTCGGCCATGGTGATGAAACACTGCTCCGCATTCTGCTGGCCACCCCCTGCAGGGGTTTCTTCCTTGTCTGCCGCATGCTCTGGGTGATGCtgacttcctttttcttttgtcttgtcTACTTTCATTTGGCGGATTTCTTCCATTATCTGCTGCTGGGAATGCTGCACAGATTGCAGTGCCTCGATGAAAAAGTTCACATTATCAGCAAGAACTCTTTACTACTGTTGTGGTCCAGCCCTTGTTCTATTAACACCTTCCGCCTGGTTGGCTTGGTGCTAGTGAGGCATTGTTGGTCTTGACTCTGCCTACGATGGCACAACGCTCATGTTTTTTCCCAACTTCCCAGCGGAGTCGTCAATTTAAATGTGGTGGCCTTTTTTGTACTTTTAGGTTGGATTACTTCCTGCCGCGTTGTGACCTAATAGTTCTGGGGTAAGAAAGTCAGGACTGACTCAATTGAGACTCACCTTAAGCTAGCTTGTGTGCAAGCTAGGACCCCTTTGCCAAGATCTTAGTCACGTGCCCACGGCAGAGGATGTTGTTACAAAAATGTTTTAGCAGGAGGCACATAATATAACTAAATAGAAAAAAGATATGTTTGCTACCAACCAAAGATAATATATAAACCactttctcaataaaaaaaacatagtaaTGTGAGAATAGCAGGAATAAGTTAgtgacaataaaataataataatattaatgcttaatcaataacaataaaagagGGGAAGGGGGATTAGTTTGCTGTGCTTGGTTCCTTAGCAGATTTAAGTCCAAGAAGGGAACCAATTTTCAATGTGGGCAATCTCACGGGGAAATCCTGCCATGAAAATTGTCTACTTTGAAAGAATGGACCTAAATGGCTTAATCTCAAGTCCTTTAACTTGCTAGAGAGTAGgctattgagagggagagaagggagTATCCTATTGGTGCATACCTTATCACACTCTTATTTCCTCACTTTAATTTTTATCCTCTCTGTTTCtctcagccttttttttttttttttcttattcttatatTCCCTCTATTCTTCCTTGCTCTTccgttgtttttttttcttgctattTTTCTTACTTGTTCCTTCTTACTTCTCACTCACTGCCATTTGTTGTGCACATCTAAGGCCTTTTTATATTGCCTGCCGTGAAAAGTTTTATTGTTTTTCCCCTTGACCACTTTTGGCctggtgtgggtgtccttcctGGGCCACCCATTGGTTTGCTGGCTGCTCAGCCATCACCACTACTCTGTCCTGGCTGCGCTATGTTCCATTCCCAGACAaaagaattttgttttattttcttgattttcgTGGCATTCCCATCCGAATAAGGGTTGGGTATTATCTCTTACTAACTcctatggcatgcacctagtgattccatttcagctttccctcttttgggtggtatgtcaccTCAGCAGGACATTTCCTCCAAAAAAGTTTGAGAGTGAATCCTAGAATAGACTTCCCCCTTCTCTCCACCGCTAGACCATACCCTCTTTTACCTCGACCCATGGCCCACAGCGCTTATATTGGTTGGGTACAAGTAGGTGGTGTCTGAGCCTTGTGTGTGCTCTACTCCCATGTGAGTTCATGGTTTGTCTGCTGTTCATGTGTTTACCATGCCTGCGGATTTGTCTGGTCTTGCTACGCATTCTACTGCTCATTTTTTAACCATTTGTGGCGTGGATGAGTCACTGAGTCTTCATTATTTGCATCTCGTTTCTTCCATAGGCTGGGTTTTGCATGGGTATGGGCCCTTCCTTCTTCAATTCAGCCCctgttttcttttacttttagtTTGTGGGTCGACTGATACTTTTGTCATACCTACTGTATTGTTTCCGCCATGTATTGCTTAATTGTGCTTGCTAGGCCTCCTTTGGGCTTgccatgtaattttcctttACTCAGTTCACGTTACCCAGTATTTCAGTTGGGTTAATTCTATACCATCTTGAATttccttggcccattttatttctttagGCATCCTCAGCTCTCTTCATTCCTttggacatcctcggctcaTTCCATTCCTACATTCCCATGGGTTTTTGCTAAATCTTTCGGGCTACCCCAACCCAATTACCATATCTTTTACTTTCGGGGTTTGTTGGTCTTTGCACCAACCACATTTACTAATTCCTTTCTTTGGGCTCCTCCGACTCATTTTTGCTTGCTTTCCATTTCTTATGATTCTCATGGGCTTACTACTTCCTTCTCTAGGCTCCCTTgggcccatttgctttctttgtgGCATTTTTTACTACTTTATAAGCATGTGGACCATTATTTCTGTCATTCGGGCTTAATAGTTTTCCTTACTTTGCTAACTCTTCATCCTTCACTCttttcatattgttgggcttcttcttattatttgacCTTTTTGCCAAAGTAGGCATCAACACCAAGTCATaaactttcaaattttcttttgccttttcCAATGCCTTGTCAGTTGCCACGTGCCTGGACACCCCAAACTTAGAACCCATTTCCCTATTTCTTGTGtgtatttgtatatataaaaaaaagatttaaattatGTACTATTATAATAATGTCAATGTATTACTTCTGGTGTAGTCCATTACATTTTCACCATTAACCAGCCTATaaatgatatcattttttttttctattttctagcCAAAATGACATCGTTTTTAAGTGAGTTATGGCAAGATGGTAACGGATGTGAACAAAATGTacattttaatactatttttttattacttgaAAAGTGTAAATTGTCTTTTAGCCTTAAGTCAATCATTATGTGTCAAAGAATAATTTAACCTCAATCATCTGATAAAATGTCACAACAAAGTTGTATATCAACATTGATTTGTTGACAATGAACATGGGTTTTGGTCCTTAGAGGTTTTATAACGTAGGAGGttgttttagacttttagtttttaccaattcaatttttttgttcactttaagggtctgtttggttggagtgATTTTAGGAGGAATGGAAAATGGAAAGAGgaaaatatgagagaaaattGGGAAGAAGGTTGTTTGGATGGAAGAGAGGAGGGGAGGGATTTTGGTGGGGCCTAAGTGTTTTCTTCCAGGCCCCCCAAAATCCTATCTTTACAATTTGAAGAGATTTGATGAGAGAAAATAAAGACTTTGTTTGGTTACAGTTGGGGTGAGgtaagagaaaagaatagataggaagggaagagaaaaagaaaagaaaattattctctAGATTTGTTTGGATataggaagaaaagaaaagagaaaaaacatttCCTTTGTTTGGTTTAAACTTTTTGGTATGTTACATatactcttttatatatatatatatatatatttgacatgtttaaactttttggtttgAACCACTTAAGGGTATATTTGTAAATTTATCTCATATTATTTTGAAATCAATCTACCAACAATTTGTCTTATTCAGCTTCCATTGCTCTTTTGGCCAATTTGGGCAAACAAgaatttgtgggtccatgagAAGCCTGACTAGATGCACTGGACTTAAACCtcaccatttttttcttcttgacaacatttaaaaaaaaaatcaaaccataataggtttttttttaatattttggtgACTTTCACctctaataatatatatatatgatggggTACAAACTCCAatatcgtccatggaggtcgtccaggGCAAGACCAAGAAAGCAAAGGCTGTGAGAACCTTGTCCATAAAACCACGCCGTGCTGTCCAAGGAAACCATCAACCTCGTCCATGAGAAGGTCATCCATAAAGGAACGACCTCCCTTAAAAGTGAGATATGCTCGTCCAGAGGACCTCTGGACGAGGACTCCTGGACGAGCCCTTAACACTTGGGAAAATCTTCGACTATGTACAACAACTCTGTATCACgtgcataacttccagtgaccgttatgtgagaaaaatgtaactcctaagcagttgaggaagttatccttgaaccctcacacctcctcaaatccaggggaggttacaagtctgataattgttcttaggacactatataaacgcttattcggaccaaacaaaggtacgttttacatttcctgaaaagttggaactccaaaattatagagagaaaactaactttgccatcggagggttcttggccggcgaccccgATCACTTTTgatcattgttctttctttttcaagccATCAAGacagcaagtagtcctttcaaatctaaagcatctagcctactgattttcttcgcatcatcaattggcaccgtctgtgggaagaaaGTTTGCTTTTCGttcaattatttgttttcaacgattagcctttcccagacaaaagactgaatggttcgaacaagatcaagggctaccagcccaggccaccaggagagtagggatgcttctagtaatcccctccGCAATCGTCAGTCaacgcctgtcatgcaaccgccttctgttTAACATATACAGTCCATGGATGCCGCTATGGTGGAGTTGACCCGTTAGAATCAAGAGTTGAATAAAGAGATCAATCTAAGGAGGCAACGCTATGATGGGCACACGGAAGGACGAGCCCAAAGTCAGGAAGGTAGAGGAGAAAACGTTGAGTCTGAGAATCAGTTaaggggtactgcttcaagaagagtgccacacttgg is a genomic window containing:
- the LOC142630770 gene encoding agamous-like MADS-box protein AGL65, whose amino-acid sequence is MGRVKLKIKRLESTSNRQVTYSKRRHGILKKARELAILCDIDIALLMFSPTGRSTLYQGENRNFEEVIAKFSQLTPQERAKRKLESLEALKKTFKKLDHDVNIEDFLGSSSQTVEELGNRLRLLQVQLTELQKRLSYWSDPEKIDNVENLRQMEDSLRESIQQIRLQKENFGKHQLTSLECATQFQNGMPLPILMNGVHDAQSLSWLSNNDNQHMLFPHEPNFLPQRDVECSSDVSLPGYSGYFSTEKKDVVGNTIQLAHMGSGGGTLDELSRNTCLSMQLGEQYAYPSYGSSNLLDDNKLKPQMEMNLQVNPLDYQINSNFGVSRPLCDSGHHTWFSASAPCSISIYNQNGYQCNQIDSQEPR
- the LOC142631622 gene encoding chlorophyll a-b binding protein 4, chloroplastic yields the protein MATITTQASAALFRPCASKPRFLTGSSGKLTRELSIKPMASTSSGSFKVEAKKGEWLPGLASPTYLDGSLPGDNGFDPLGLAEDPENLKWYVQAELVNSRWAMLGVVGMLLPEVFTKIGIINAPQWYDAGKQEYFASSSTLFVIEFILFHYVEIRRWQDIKNPGCVNQDPIFKQYSLPPHECGYPGSIFNPLNFAPTLEAKEKELANGRLAMLAFLGFIIQHNVTGKGPFENLLQHISDPWHNTIVQTLSGS